The Posidoniimonas corsicana genome has a window encoding:
- a CDS encoding type II secretion system protein, whose translation MPASHLDRRFRRKAGRCAAGFTIVELLVAVFIIGVLIALLIPAVQAAREQARHTACKNNLRQIGLLTHMYRDLHKGKFPDGVRTGSFSYRMSPGLKTQGDRSAFPETYGLQAVFEEEDYIEPRSGIWICPSQTEEMKRHRNTYAFSIAKSLSSRNPPNQKTSLWVWDNFSLNPGLSGFRGPFSAYTIKSSERVYPHGSLRGKGYNQLFQDGHLGYRRL comes from the coding sequence ATGCCTGCAAGCCACCTCGACCGACGATTCCGCCGAAAGGCGGGCCGCTGCGCGGCGGGGTTCACGATCGTCGAGCTGCTGGTGGCGGTGTTCATCATCGGCGTGCTGATCGCGCTGCTGATACCGGCGGTGCAGGCCGCCCGCGAACAGGCCCGCCACACCGCCTGCAAGAACAACCTGCGGCAGATCGGCCTGCTGACCCACATGTACCGCGACCTGCACAAGGGGAAGTTCCCCGATGGCGTCCGCACGGGCAGCTTCTCGTACCGGATGTCTCCGGGGCTGAAGACGCAGGGCGACCGGTCGGCGTTCCCGGAGACCTACGGCCTGCAGGCGGTCTTCGAAGAAGAGGACTACATCGAGCCGCGGTCGGGCATCTGGATCTGCCCCTCGCAGACCGAGGAGATGAAGCGTCACCGCAACACCTACGCGTTCAGCATCGCGAAGAGCCTCAGCAGCCGGAACCCGCCCAACCAGAAGACGTCGCTCTGGGTGTGGGACAACTTCAGTCTCAATCCGGGGCTGTCCGGGTTCCGGGGCCCGTTCTCGGCCTACACGATCAAGAGCTCCGAGCGGGTCTACCCTCACGGCTCGCTGCGCGGGAAGGGATACAACCAGTTGTTCCAGGACGGCCACCTAGGCTACCGGCGTCTGTAA